Part of the Leifsonia sp. Root112D2 genome is shown below.
AGTCAGGCCGAACTCACCCTGAGCTACATGGTCGACGCGGTGAGCCTCGACATCGTCGATGACGGGCGTGGATTCACCCCGCGAACCGCCGGGCATACACGGGGCGAGCACCAGGAATCGTTCGGGCTCGAGGCGATGCGAGGCCGGGTGGCCCAGCTCGGCGGGGCTGCCGTCGTAGAGTCGAGCCCGGGCAACGGCACGGCCGTCGCCGTCTCGTTCCCGCTCGCGGCCGCCCCCGCAGCGCCGCAGACCATACCAGAAGGGGGAACGTCATGATTCGCCTTCTGCTCGCCGACGATCATCCGGTGGTGCGCGCCGGGCTGCGCGCACTCTTCAGCATGGAGGACGGGCTCGAGGTGATCGGCGAGGCTGCGAGCGCGCAGGAATCGGTCGAACTCACGGCCCGGCTGCGGCCCGACGTCGTGCTCATGGACCTGCAGTTCGGCGGAGGCATGCACGGTGCCGAGGCAACCCGCATGATCCGAGCGGCCGACGATGCCCCTCGCGTACTCATCCTCACCAACTACGACACGGATGCCGACATCCTCGGCGCCGTCGAGGCCGGCGCCAGCGGATATCTGCTGAAGGATGCCCCACCCGCCGAGCTCATCGCGGCAGTGCGCGCGGCCGCGGCCGGCGAGAGCGCCCTGGCGCCGTCGATCGCGACACGCCTCGATGACCGCGGCCGCTCCCCGGAGACCACACTGAGCCGCCGCGAGACCGAGGTGCTCGGGCTCGTCGCATCCGGTCATTCGAACAGGGACATCGGCCGCGAGCTCTTCCTGAGCGAGGCGACGGTGAAGTCGCATCTCGTGCACATCTTCACCAAGCTTGGCGTGACCTCCCGCACGCTCGCGGTGGCGAAGGCGCGCGAACTGGGCCTCATCCGCAGCTGAGCACCTATTCGGCGCTCTTGCGGCGCTTCTCCAGTTCGGCCTCGAGACGCCGGATGCGATCCTGCTGCGTGTGGAACTCGATCTCGCGTTCCAGCGCAGCCAGCTCCTCCTCCGTGGTTCGCGGGTGCGAAACGCGAGTCTCGTGCCGCGGAACAACCGCCGGCTCGCTGCGGCGCGGGTCGCCGAACCCGCCCCGATCGACGGGCGCACTGTATTCACGGCCGATGGTGAACCACAGGATGCTGCCGATAAGTGGCAGGAACACCACGAGCAGAATCCACACCACCTTCGGCAGGTACCGTATCTGCCCGTCCTGCCTCGTGATGATGTCGATCAGGGCGCCGACGATGACCAGGAGGAATACGACGGAGAGCAACGCGTACATGCGCCACAGTCTATTGAGTTGTGCGATAGGGATCGCACCCCGACGAGCTCAGTGGCCGAATCCGAAGCCGGGCAGGCTCAGCGACCGACCCCGAGCGCGTCGCTCAGCAGGCCGATCAGCGCGTCGAGCTGCACCGAATCCGCCGAGCCGGGCTCGACATCCGAGCCGTCAAGCGCACGGGCGGCGAGCCCCTGCTTGGAGTCGATGAGCTCGGCGATCTTGGCGTCGATGGTCTGGGCGGCGATGATGCGCCAGGCGGTCACCGGCTCCTCCTGGCCGATGCGGTGCACGCGGTCGATGGCCTGCGTCTGCTCGGCGGCCGTCCACGACAGCTCGGCGAGCACCACGTTGGAGGCGGCCTGCAGGTTGAGGCCGACGCCAGCGGCGGTCAACGAGCACACTGCCACAGCGACATCCGGATCGTTGTTGAACGCGTCGATCTCCTTCTGCCGGGCAATCGCGGTCTGGTCGCCACGAATGGAGATCGTGCGCAGATCGCGGGCGGCGAAGGCCTCTTCCGCGGCATCCATCACGTCGATGTGCTTGGCGAAGAACACGACCTTGCCCACCGAGCGCGCCAACTGCGCCGCGTAGTCCGAGGCGAGGTGCGCCTTGGCCTGGCCGATCTTGCGCACCATGGTGAAGACGTTCTCGCCGGTCTTCGCCGACTTCGACTCCTCGAGCTCGGCGTGCGCCACCATGCGAATGAGCTGCTCTCGACGGGCGTCGCTGTCGCCGTCGAACGATTCGTGCACTCCGGATGCCGCGGCTCGCTTGTAACGCGCCACCAGCCTCTCGGCGAGCTTGTGTTCGGAGTCGCGAATGGAACGCCCGAGCTCGTCGTCGAGTTCGACCGGCAGGTCGACGACGCGACGGCTCGGCAGGTCGGCAGCAACGTCGAGCTTTCTGCGCCGCACGATGCCCATGTCGATGACCGCGGAGCGGGCGGCGGAGTAGAACCCGAGATCGGCGGGCGTCAGCTCGGTCTCCTCGAGCTTCTCCATGAGCGCACGAGTCGGCTTTGTGCCGTCGATCCAGCCGAGCAGCTGCCAGATGGCCCTGAAGTCGTCGATGTCGTTGATCAGCGGCGTTCCGGTGAGCGCCATCAGCAGCGGGTTGCCCGCCGGCGCCGACGCCCTGATCGCCTCGGCCAGGCCGAGCACGTACTTGGAGCGCTGCGAGTGCAGGTTCTTGATGAAGTGCGCCTCGTCGACGACCATGCCCTTGAAACCGAGTTTGCTCAGCCAGGCCAGGTGCCGGTCGAGCACCTCGTAGTTGACGATCACGATGTCGGCGAAGGCATCGAGCCCCTCACCGTCGCCGTGAATCACGGTGGCCCGGCGATGCGGGGTCCAGCGCTCCACCTCGCGCGCCCAGTTCATCTTGACGACGTTCGGTACCACGGCGAGCAGCGGGTACGCACCGGCGACCGATGCGGCGAGCACAGACTGCGCCGTCTTTCCGAGACCGGGCTCGTCCGCGAGCAGAAAGCTGCGGTGCCCGAGGCGTACGCTCTCGACGAGCTGCGCCTGGTGCTTCATCAGTTCCATGCCGTGCGGGGAATATCTATCTATCGCGGGTGCGGGCGGCAGCTCCATGCTGGCGGCCTGGCCGCCCGAGCCGTATTCGAACGACTTGAACAGGGGGCCGAGCAGTTCCCAGGAGTCGAGCCTGCGCCGAGGTGCGGGCGTGCTCGAGGCCGCACGTGAGAAGTCCGGCGCGAGAAACGGATTGGAGAGCTGCCTGGCCTTCACCGATTGCGGAATGACCTGCTTCTCGGCGAGTTCGGGAGGAACAACCGATTCCTGCTTGGGCTGCGGCCGCTCGGAGGT
Proteins encoded:
- a CDS encoding response regulator, with translation MIRLLLADDHPVVRAGLRALFSMEDGLEVIGEAASAQESVELTARLRPDVVLMDLQFGGGMHGAEATRMIRAADDAPRVLILTNYDTDADILGAVEAGASGYLLKDAPPAELIAAVRAAAAGESALAPSIATRLDDRGRSPETTLSRRETEVLGLVASGHSNRDIGRELFLSEATVKSHLVHIFTKLGVTSRTLAVAKARELGLIRS
- a CDS encoding PLD nuclease N-terminal domain-containing protein, with protein sequence MYALLSVVFLLVIVGALIDIITRQDGQIRYLPKVVWILLVVFLPLIGSILWFTIGREYSAPVDRGGFGDPRRSEPAVVPRHETRVSHPRTTEEELAALEREIEFHTQQDRIRRLEAELEKRRKSAE
- a CDS encoding DEAD/DEAH box helicase, producing the protein MPRSGHRTTQATQTAQRRSSSRTRHANNDGLIPVLARKVREVEAKVGDGKKLGPTNRTKYQVIAFLMREERARAKTDPTLTDAGRAEQLKRLDGIATILAKTAARDTSLIALLESGSAPSETAQKLRRDWLLESGTELSPDDLIITSERPQPKQESVVPPELAEKQVIPQSVKARQLSNPFLAPDFSRAASSTPAPRRRLDSWELLGPLFKSFEYGSGGQAASMELPPAPAIDRYSPHGMELMKHQAQLVESVRLGHRSFLLADEPGLGKTAQSVLAASVAGAYPLLAVVPNVVKMNWAREVERWTPHRRATVIHGDGEGLDAFADIVIVNYEVLDRHLAWLSKLGFKGMVVDEAHFIKNLHSQRSKYVLGLAEAIRASAPAGNPLLMALTGTPLINDIDDFRAIWQLLGWIDGTKPTRALMEKLEETELTPADLGFYSAARSAVIDMGIVRRRKLDVAADLPSRRVVDLPVELDDELGRSIRDSEHKLAERLVARYKRAAASGVHESFDGDSDARREQLIRMVAHAELEESKSAKTGENVFTMVRKIGQAKAHLASDYAAQLARSVGKVVFFAKHIDVMDAAEEAFAARDLRTISIRGDQTAIARQKEIDAFNNDPDVAVAVCSLTAAGVGLNLQAASNVVLAELSWTAAEQTQAIDRVHRIGQEEPVTAWRIIAAQTIDAKIAELIDSKQGLAARALDGSDVEPGSADSVQLDALIGLLSDALGVGR